The Mytilus trossulus isolate FHL-02 chromosome 13, PNRI_Mtr1.1.1.hap1, whole genome shotgun sequence genome has a segment encoding these proteins:
- the LOC134694696 gene encoding E3 ubiquitin/ISG15 ligase TRIM25-like → MESSTLRLCSNCEHRHISTVAVTWCPDCDEALCTECKDHHDASKIAKFHRTILLAEYDKLPSFIKDRSVYCSEHDQKCELYCCSHSQLCCTACLIESHIPCEKLETIHDVKTSPALEDIENGLKCLMINLDSLLQNRLENKTRINAQKSVIMEEFQSFRELVNGKLDDMGKSLQDKIETDVKELGFDLDNLSQDFNVHKSNIIIMQEELKVLLVSQLIFKSS, encoded by the coding sequence ATGGAATCTTCAACTCTCAGATTGTGCAGTAATTGTGAACATCGCCATATTTCAACCGTTGCAGTCACATGGTGTCCAGATTGCGACGAAGCTCTTTGTACGGAATGTAAGGACCATCACGATGCttcaaaaattgcaaaattccACAGAACTATTTTACTCGCCGAATACGACAAATTACCTTCATTTATAAAGGACAGAAGTGTCTACTGCTCTGAGCATGACCAGAAATGTGAGTTGTATTGTTGTAGTCATAGCCAGTTGTGTTGTACTGCGTGTTTAATAGAATCACATATTCCTTGTGAAAAACTAGAAACAATACACGATGTAAAAACTTCACCGGCGTTAGAAGATATTGAAAACGGTTTGAAGTGTTTAATGATTAATTTAGATTCTTTATTACAAAACAGACTGGAGAATAAAACTAGAATAAATGCACAGAAATCAGTAATTATGGAAGAATTTCAAAGTTTCCGTGAATTGGTCAACGGCAAGTTGGATGATATGGGAAAAAGTTTGCAAGATAAAATAGAAACGGACGTGAAAGAGCTTGGTTTCGATTTGGATAATCTGTCGCAGgattttaatgtccataaaagcAATATAATCATCATGCAGGAGGAACTTAAGGTGCTGTTAGTATCGCAACTGATCTTCAAGTCTTCTTAG